The genome window GAAGTAGAAGAAACATTGGGAGCACTCAAAGATGCGATCGCCACTTTTGCACCCATCCGCCTCAACTGCCACAAATCTAACTGTTCTGATGGATAACCAGGTCGCGGTACTATCAGTAACTCTACTTGTTTTAATAATTGTTCAAATTTGTACCAGCGAGACAGTTGCCCCACCAAGTCCGAACCTATTACCAGCGTCAAATCTGCATTAGGCCACAGCAATCTTGCTTGTTCCACAGTTTCCAACGTCCTCGGACTGCTGAGTTCTGGATGCAAGCAAAGATTGTGTCTGGGCGCATTAATTTCTTGAATCATTAACAGCAGCATTGCCGATCGGTGTTCTAGAGAAGTTTGGTGCGACTTAAAAGGATTGTCCGACGCCCAAACTGCTACCCAATCAAAATGTTGGGAAAGCCAACTC of Oscillatoria nigro-viridis PCC 7112 contains these proteins:
- a CDS encoding nicotinate-nucleotide adenylyltransferase; translation: MQKIALFGTSADPPTAGHKTILSWLSQHFDWVAVWASDNPFKSHQTSLEHRSAMLLLMIQEINAPRHNLCLHPELSSPRTLETVEQARLLWPNADLTLVIGSDLVGQLSRWYKFEQLLKQVELLIVPRPGYPSEQLDLWQLRRMGAKVAIASLSAPNVSSTSYRETGDREALTPTIEDYIHREHLYAWHEAQKRARVAH